A single window of Sulfurovum riftiae DNA harbors:
- a CDS encoding cation:proton antiporter, which translates to MHSFAPEIMLITILSLVVLSDALASRLKIPSVFLLLLGSYLIYTYFKAAVPIDLTLHFDTIILFCIPLIFMGDALHLHFSDLKKHGWSIFYLAVVAVALSITAGASLYYFDVFAGLSLGAYVSLFAINMATDAVSVQSVLSRFKGISHDIKVLIEGESLGNDATAVIAFFFIGLPWMMSGEIDPMHATTEALRVFAVSIGMGLALGYGFYMLMKLFSDKRGELFAFIIEGYAAYVLGEEMHVSGILTLITAIIATKAWIDMDIAAACSLDEKRKRGFFAKLRLENVCATTNERLEYIYEMAKEFGYIAAVMIFFVLAEMVDLEKLWYYRNEILIMFGVTTLIRALSMAKFAFFGKTIDSIKPVGKEGWFILTFSGMKGALSIILVHMIPASYEYKALFESVTIGVVVLSIFVYGTTLWVYFTFLKKEGEKKLF; encoded by the coding sequence ATGCATAGTTTTGCCCCGGAGATCATGCTGATCACTATTTTGAGCCTTGTCGTACTTTCCGATGCGCTTGCGAGCCGGCTGAAGATCCCTTCGGTCTTTCTGCTGCTACTGGGCTCCTACCTGATCTATACCTATTTCAAAGCAGCCGTACCCATCGACTTGACCCTGCATTTCGATACGATCATCCTTTTCTGTATTCCGCTTATTTTCATGGGAGATGCCCTGCATCTGCATTTTTCCGATCTGAAAAAACACGGATGGAGCATCTTCTACCTTGCCGTAGTGGCGGTGGCACTCTCCATTACAGCAGGAGCGAGCCTCTACTACTTTGACGTCTTTGCAGGCCTGAGTCTGGGGGCCTATGTCTCTTTGTTCGCGATAAACATGGCGACCGATGCGGTGAGTGTACAGTCGGTACTCTCCCGCTTCAAGGGTATCAGCCACGATATCAAAGTCCTTATAGAAGGAGAGTCTCTGGGGAACGATGCCACGGCGGTCATTGCCTTTTTCTTCATAGGCCTGCCATGGATGATGAGCGGAGAGATCGACCCTATGCATGCGACAACGGAAGCATTGCGTGTCTTTGCGGTAAGTATAGGTATGGGGCTTGCACTCGGATACGGTTTCTACATGCTGATGAAACTCTTCTCTGACAAGAGAGGAGAACTGTTCGCATTCATCATCGAGGGGTACGCTGCCTATGTACTGGGTGAGGAGATGCATGTAAGCGGTATCTTGACACTGATCACGGCGATCATAGCGACCAAGGCATGGATCGATATGGATATCGCTGCTGCCTGCAGCCTGGATGAGAAGCGGAAGAGGGGTTTCTTTGCGAAACTGCGTCTTGAAAATGTCTGTGCAACCACGAACGAGAGGCTGGAGTACATCTATGAAATGGCCAAAGAGTTCGGCTATATCGCAGCGGTCATGATCTTTTTCGTTCTGGCGGAGATGGTCGATCTTGAAAAGCTCTGGTACTACAGGAATGAGATCCTGATCATGTTCGGGGTGACGACACTGATACGGGCACTCTCCATGGCGAAGTTCGCCTTCTTCGGAAAGACGATCGACTCCATCAAACCTGTAGGAAAAGAGGGGTGGTTCATTCTGACCTTTTCAGGAATGAAGGGGGCACTTTCCATCATTCTGGTACATATGATCCCTGCAAGCTATGAATACAAAGCCCTTTTCGAATCGGTCACTATCGGTGTGGTTGTACTTTCGATCTTTGTTTACGGTACGACACTCTGGGTTTATTTTACTTTCCTCAAAAAAGAGGGAGAGAAGAAGTTGTTTTGA
- the glnA gene encoding type I glutamate--ammonia ligase codes for MGKFVNNIDEFFKYCEENEVEFVDLRFTDIKGAWHHLTYRMSAVNAENLENGFPFDGSSIESWQPINESDMLLKADVPTAFLDPFTADSTIIVFCDVYDIYKGQLYERCPRSIAKKALKHAEELGIADAAYFGPENEFFIFDHVEFTDQINEAGYRVDSEEGEWNDPSRFDDYGNMGHRPRTKGGYFPVQPTDSMVDLRAEMMLLLEEVGLEVILGHHEVAQAQGEIGIVFSDIIGAADNVQKYKYVVKMVAHLNGKSATFMPKPLFGDNGNGMHVHQSLWKNGSNLFYEEGNYGNLSEMALNYAGGIFKHSAAVAAFTNPSTNSYKRLIPGFEAPSILTYSSQNRSASCRIPYGAGEKATRIEMRFPDSTACPYLAFAVMMMAGLDGIKNKTVPVGPMDEDLFELSLDEIREKGIPQMPHTLREALEGLIADNEFLQPVFTPEFLDAYQHYMFERQVWPDESRPTAFEFKTTYSC; via the coding sequence ATGGGTAAATTTGTTAACAACATAGACGAGTTTTTTAAATATTGCGAGGAGAATGAAGTAGAGTTCGTAGATCTTCGTTTTACAGACATCAAAGGTGCATGGCATCACTTGACATACAGAATGAGCGCGGTCAATGCCGAAAACCTCGAGAACGGTTTCCCGTTTGACGGTTCATCCATTGAATCATGGCAGCCGATCAATGAGTCGGACATGCTCCTTAAAGCGGATGTTCCAACAGCATTTCTCGATCCGTTCACAGCTGATTCTACGATTATTGTATTCTGTGATGTTTATGATATTTATAAAGGACAGCTTTATGAAAGATGTCCAAGATCCATTGCCAAAAAAGCACTCAAGCATGCAGAAGAGCTCGGTATCGCCGATGCGGCATACTTCGGTCCGGAAAATGAATTCTTCATTTTTGACCACGTAGAGTTCACAGACCAGATCAATGAAGCCGGCTACAGAGTTGACTCTGAAGAGGGTGAATGGAACGATCCTTCAAGATTCGATGACTATGGCAACATGGGTCACAGACCAAGAACCAAAGGTGGTTACTTCCCAGTTCAGCCGACAGATTCCATGGTTGACCTCAGAGCTGAAATGATGCTTCTCCTCGAAGAGGTAGGTCTTGAAGTTATTCTCGGTCACCACGAAGTTGCTCAGGCACAGGGTGAAATCGGTATTGTTTTCTCAGATATCATCGGTGCTGCGGACAATGTCCAGAAATATAAGTATGTCGTTAAAATGGTAGCACACCTCAACGGTAAATCTGCGACATTCATGCCAAAACCGCTCTTCGGAGACAACGGTAACGGTATGCACGTACACCAGTCTCTCTGGAAAAACGGCAGCAACCTCTTCTATGAAGAAGGGAACTACGGTAACCTTTCCGAAATGGCACTTAACTATGCAGGTGGTATCTTCAAACATTCCGCAGCAGTTGCAGCATTCACCAACCCAAGTACGAACTCCTACAAGAGATTGATCCCTGGCTTCGAAGCACCGTCCATTCTGACATATTCAAGCCAGAACAGATCGGCATCTTGCCGTATCCCTTACGGTGCAGGTGAAAAAGCGACACGTATCGAAATGCGTTTCCCTGACTCAACAGCATGTCCTTACCTTGCGTTCGCAGTTATGATGATGGCTGGTCTTGACGGTATCAAGAACAAAACCGTTCCTGTCGGTCCGATGGATGAAGATCTTTTCGAACTTTCTCTTGATGAGATCCGTGAAAAAGGTATCCCTCAAATGCCTCATACACTCAGAGAAGCACTTGAAGGACTTATTGCAGACAATGAATTCCTGCAGCCGGTATTTACACCGGAATTCCTCGATGCATATCAGCATTATATGTTCGAAAGACAGGTATGGCCGGACGAGTCCCGCCCAACAGCGTTCGAGTTCAAGACTACTTACTCTTGCTAA
- a CDS encoding aminotransferase class I/II-fold pyridoxal phosphate-dependent enzyme, whose protein sequence is MYENELNALKKAGRFRERKVYDVTLDDLASNDYLGLSRSKKQFKKAVKLVNEFTVVSSKASMLVNGYHPIHRIFEKELAEANSFAEGMVVGSGFLANLALIESLVRKGDMLFMDEEYHASGVMASQLLGDRVVTFAHNDAGDLRAKLEAYPANRQIIAVEGIYSMSGDLCKKEIFALADEFDTLIIVDEAHSAGVLGKTLLGIFEYYKIPVRPRHIKMGTLGKAYGSYGAYILASKEIISFLENRAKPVIYSTAPSVFDTALALVNFEYIQKNAKKLRKKIAKQQALVENVTGIRMKSLILPIEMESNKFALFMQKGLMAQGYLVGAIRQPTVPKPILRVIPNLSIPGKKLRHVLALIRHNTVQ, encoded by the coding sequence ATGTATGAAAATGAGTTGAATGCACTGAAAAAAGCCGGACGTTTCAGGGAAAGAAAAGTCTATGATGTGACACTGGACGATCTGGCATCCAATGACTATCTTGGGCTTTCACGCAGTAAAAAACAGTTTAAAAAAGCAGTGAAACTGGTCAATGAATTTACAGTGGTAAGTTCCAAAGCCTCTATGCTTGTCAACGGCTATCATCCTATTCACCGTATTTTTGAAAAAGAGCTGGCAGAGGCAAACTCTTTTGCCGAAGGTATGGTAGTAGGTTCCGGGTTTTTGGCAAACCTTGCACTTATTGAATCACTGGTGCGAAAAGGTGACATGCTTTTCATGGATGAAGAGTATCATGCTTCGGGGGTCATGGCTTCACAGCTTTTGGGTGACAGGGTGGTCACGTTTGCCCATAATGATGCAGGTGACCTGAGAGCAAAACTGGAAGCATATCCGGCGAACAGACAGATCATTGCCGTTGAGGGTATCTACTCCATGTCCGGCGACCTGTGTAAAAAAGAGATCTTCGCACTGGCTGATGAGTTCGATACGCTGATCATTGTCGATGAAGCACACTCTGCCGGTGTATTGGGTAAAACACTTCTGGGTATCTTTGAGTACTATAAGATCCCTGTACGTCCAAGACATATCAAGATGGGTACTTTGGGCAAAGCATATGGCTCATACGGTGCCTATATTCTGGCATCCAAAGAGATCATAAGCTTTTTGGAGAACAGGGCGAAACCGGTTATTTATTCTACTGCTCCTTCTGTGTTCGATACAGCCTTGGCACTGGTCAATTTTGAGTATATTCAAAAAAATGCAAAAAAGTTGAGAAAAAAGATCGCCAAACAGCAGGCTCTGGTAGAGAATGTGACAGGTATCAGGATGAAAAGCCTTATCCTGCCTATCGAGATGGAGAGTAATAAGTTTGCACTCTTTATGCAAAAGGGGCTTATGGCACAGGGCTATCTGGTGGGTGCTATCCGTCAGCCTACTGTACCAAAGCCGATCCTGCGGGTCATCCCGAATCTCTCTATACCGGGAAAGAAACTACGTCATGTGTTAGCGCTCATTAGGCATAACACGGTACAATGA
- the maf gene encoding septum formation inhibitor Maf produces MIRLCSNSESRALLLRKFGIEFIQEAPEYDEEQITTTVAKDFVYMASKGKMEAALKAFGLEMPLLCADSVVMAADGSILRKAKDVEDARRILNIQSGSTISIVSSLHYRTKELLLVDTSATHYHFAPFDEKDLEAYLESGLWRGKAGGCMVEGFCKKYIRSVEGYESTAMGLQVEVLLPWL; encoded by the coding sequence ATAATCCGTCTCTGCTCAAATTCAGAAAGCCGTGCCCTCCTGCTGCGTAAATTCGGCATAGAGTTCATACAGGAAGCACCCGAGTATGATGAAGAGCAGATCACAACGACTGTTGCCAAAGATTTCGTCTATATGGCGAGCAAAGGCAAGATGGAAGCAGCGCTAAAGGCGTTTGGGCTTGAGATGCCGCTACTCTGTGCCGATTCGGTCGTTATGGCTGCGGATGGTTCCATTCTGCGCAAAGCCAAAGATGTGGAGGATGCAAGACGTATCTTGAACATACAGAGCGGCTCGACCATCTCCATCGTTTCCTCACTGCATTACCGTACCAAAGAGCTTCTGCTGGTCGATACCTCTGCCACGCACTACCATTTCGCCCCTTTTGATGAAAAGGATCTCGAAGCCTATCTTGAGAGCGGCCTCTGGAGAGGAAAAGCGGGAGGATGTATGGTGGAAGGCTTTTGCAAAAAATACATCAGATCCGTTGAAGGGTATGAAAGTACAGCAATGGGTTTGCAGGTCGAAGTGCTGCTGCCCTGGTTATAA
- the alaS gene encoding alanine--tRNA ligase, with translation MDIRKSFLDFFQSKGHALVPSSPLVPDDPTLMFTNAGMVQFKNIFTGEAPIPNPPRATSSQTCLRAGGKHNDLDNVGYTARHHTLFEMLGNFSFADYFKEEAIAYAWEFITDEKYLNLPVEKLWVTVHDSDDEAHDIWKKYIAEDRIMRFGDKDNFWQMGDTGPCGPCSEIFYDQGEENFNSEEDVMGGEGDRFLEIWNLVFMQYERDESGTLNPLPKPSIDTGMGLERVVAIKEGVLNNYHSSLFMPFLEKIGELVGKPYDFNAANSASYRVIADHLRSVSFLLAQGVNFDKEGRGYVLRRIMRRAIRHGYLLGLREPFMYKLVDTLVELMGAQYDYLVNRSEAIKTAMKMEEERFFDTIEAGIKLFNEELKNTQDVFDGEVAFKLYDTYGFPLDLTEDMLREKNIRLDIDTFNAKMEAQKAQSKANWKGTGDAATTGDFKLLKEQFDHNIFVGYESTETETKVLALLDEHFKKTDSIDGKGWVLLEKTPFYAESGGQVGDRGVLRQAQEPVAEQSRSTVAEPVEARVLDTKKFLDLNLSEVEGKLSVGDEVTAIVDSRRAEIEKHHSATHLLHAGLRAILGDHIAQAGSLNDDRRLRFDFSHPKAMTAEEIQKVEEWVNDKVSRAIPRKTEVMSVDEAKHSGAVALFGEKYGDEVRVVSMGDASIELCGGTHVDNTSQIGLFMITKESGVSAGVRRIEAICGNAAIEAVKHLRNEMNEIKSELKNQNPLAGIAKLKEQVKTLKGELASAMSATQKELSAVDVNGVNVIVEEVEAGDIKSMIDDIKNKYENVAVMLFQKKGDKVLLAAGSKNTPVKAGDWIKAIAPIVGGGGGGRPDFAQAGGKDPSQITTALEEAKTYLAELLEGGN, from the coding sequence ATGGATATCAGAAAATCATTTTTAGACTTCTTTCAAAGCAAAGGGCATGCGCTTGTACCGAGTTCACCGTTGGTGCCGGATGACCCGACGCTTATGTTCACCAATGCCGGCATGGTACAGTTCAAGAACATCTTTACGGGGGAAGCACCTATTCCGAACCCGCCGAGAGCCACATCGTCGCAAACCTGTCTGAGAGCAGGGGGAAAGCACAATGACCTTGACAATGTAGGCTATACAGCACGTCACCATACACTCTTCGAGATGCTGGGAAATTTCTCTTTTGCCGACTATTTCAAAGAAGAAGCCATCGCCTATGCCTGGGAGTTCATTACCGATGAGAAGTACCTGAACCTGCCTGTAGAGAAACTCTGGGTGACTGTCCATGACAGTGATGATGAGGCACATGACATCTGGAAGAAGTACATTGCCGAAGACCGCATTATGCGTTTCGGAGACAAAGATAACTTCTGGCAGATGGGTGATACCGGTCCCTGCGGTCCGTGTTCCGAGATCTTCTACGATCAGGGAGAAGAGAACTTCAACTCCGAAGAGGATGTCATGGGTGGAGAGGGTGACCGCTTTCTCGAAATATGGAACCTTGTCTTCATGCAGTATGAAAGAGATGAGAGCGGTACGCTCAATCCGTTGCCAAAACCGAGCATCGATACAGGTATGGGACTTGAGAGGGTCGTGGCCATCAAAGAGGGTGTGCTCAACAACTACCACTCTTCACTCTTCATGCCGTTTCTGGAGAAGATCGGTGAGCTGGTAGGCAAGCCGTATGATTTCAATGCAGCAAATTCCGCTTCCTACCGTGTCATTGCAGACCATCTGCGTTCCGTCTCTTTCCTTCTGGCACAGGGGGTCAACTTCGACAAAGAGGGACGCGGGTATGTCCTGAGACGTATCATGCGCAGGGCGATCCGTCATGGATATCTGCTGGGACTGCGTGAGCCGTTCATGTACAAACTGGTAGATACACTGGTGGAACTGATGGGAGCTCAATACGACTATCTTGTCAACCGTTCCGAAGCGATCAAAACGGCAATGAAAATGGAAGAGGAGCGCTTCTTCGATACCATCGAAGCGGGTATCAAACTCTTCAATGAAGAGCTGAAGAATACGCAAGATGTCTTTGACGGAGAGGTGGCGTTCAAACTTTACGATACCTACGGCTTCCCGCTCGACCTGACGGAAGACATGCTCAGAGAAAAGAACATCAGACTCGACATCGATACGTTCAATGCCAAGATGGAAGCACAGAAAGCCCAGTCCAAAGCGAACTGGAAAGGTACAGGAGATGCTGCCACTACCGGTGATTTCAAACTGCTCAAAGAACAGTTCGACCACAATATCTTTGTGGGGTACGAGAGCACAGAGACAGAGACGAAAGTGCTTGCCCTTCTCGATGAACATTTCAAAAAGACAGACAGTATCGACGGGAAAGGCTGGGTACTGCTTGAGAAGACACCGTTCTATGCCGAGTCAGGTGGCCAAGTCGGTGACAGAGGTGTCCTTCGACAGGCTCAGGAACCGGTTGCTGAACAAAGTCGAAGTACGGTGGCTGAGCCTGTCGAAGCCAGAGTATTGGATACGAAAAAGTTCCTCGACCTGAATCTTTCCGAAGTGGAGGGGAAGCTCTCTGTAGGCGATGAGGTAACGGCTATTGTCGACAGCAGACGTGCCGAGATCGAGAAACATCACTCTGCGACACACCTGCTTCATGCAGGGCTTAGAGCCATCCTTGGTGACCATATTGCCCAGGCGGGTTCACTCAACGATGACAGAAGACTGCGTTTTGACTTCTCCCATCCAAAAGCGATGACAGCTGAGGAGATACAGAAGGTCGAAGAGTGGGTCAATGACAAGGTCAGCCGTGCGATCCCGAGAAAAACGGAGGTTATGAGTGTGGATGAAGCGAAGCATTCAGGTGCTGTGGCACTCTTTGGTGAAAAGTATGGCGATGAGGTGCGTGTGGTCAGTATGGGTGATGCCTCCATCGAACTCTGCGGTGGTACGCACGTGGATAACACTTCTCAGATAGGGCTTTTTATGATCACCAAAGAGAGCGGTGTGAGTGCAGGGGTCAGACGTATCGAAGCGATCTGCGGCAATGCAGCCATCGAAGCGGTCAAGCATCTTAGAAATGAGATGAACGAGATCAAAAGTGAACTCAAGAACCAGAATCCGCTTGCGGGTATCGCCAAGCTTAAAGAGCAGGTGAAAACGCTTAAAGGTGAGTTGGCTTCAGCGATGAGCGCGACACAGAAAGAGTTGAGTGCTGTGGATGTCAATGGTGTGAATGTCATTGTTGAAGAGGTGGAGGCCGGAGATATCAAATCGATGATCGATGACATCAAGAACAAATACGAGAATGTGGCTGTCATGCTTTTCCAGAAAAAGGGAGATAAGGTACTTCTGGCTGCAGGTTCGAAGAACACACCTGTCAAAGCAGGCGACTGGATCAAGGCCATTGCCCCTATCGTAGGTGGTGGCGGAGGAGGACGTCCCGACTTTGCGCAGGCTGGAGGGAAGGACCCTTCACAGATAACGACAGCGCTCGAAGAGGCAAAGACCTATCTTGCAGAGCTGCTCGAGGGCGGTAACTAA
- a CDS encoding transglycosylase domain-containing protein has protein sequence MFSSLIKGSIILMIIFFAALTAAFIYAYEEISLDADKLINYQPEISSVIFDRNGEKLAYVFKKQHRLYARYDELPSYLVEGLIAMEDTKFFEHNGVNPDAIIRAIIKDIQAGKFVEGGSTLTQQLIKNKILSNEKKLARKIKEAILALKIEHELTKEQIIERYLNEISYGNNYFGVKTAANGYFHKELEELTLKEAALLVGLPNAPSYYNPIRHYKRALNRANNVLYRMKSLGWLTESDYLKAVKESPKIYKTSLTQNIAPYVVDEVMRRFKKRGDDIRVAGYQIYTTIDMKQQKIAREAVDYAYKKVLKKYRETPEKSTINTAFVAVESKTGDILAMVGGVDYKKSAFNRVTQTLRQPGSAFKPFIYQTALDMGYNPATPLTDLARTFQYYENGKPKVWSPKNYERDFKGFMPLREALVHSRNLATINLVSELGVSTIRKRLAFLDVPHIPRDMSIALGNLGLSPLKMAQIFSVFANGGHMIEPRLISKVISKEGAVIYETRPKEIANFTTPEQAYLMTDILMDVVKRGTGKNAQVKGLELAGKTGTTNNGVDAWFCGYSPTIEVISWFGRDDNKPIGKKATGGALAAPAFAYYFKKLLEIDPDLKRTFDIPEGVYRGEYKGRSELYTETSPLPEDKNKVQTKEESGSDIMDIWNTDTQVQYADDMSDISPDEESPFAETINIDDEVINEGPVDDDDPLHPRRNEPVVPASKDSGTLF, from the coding sequence GTGTTCAGCAGTTTGATCAAAGGCTCCATCATTTTGATGATCATCTTTTTTGCCGCATTGACGGCAGCATTTATCTATGCCTATGAAGAGATCTCTCTGGATGCGGACAAACTCATCAACTACCAGCCCGAGATCTCTTCCGTCATTTTTGACCGCAACGGTGAGAAACTGGCCTATGTCTTTAAAAAGCAGCACCGGCTTTATGCACGGTACGACGAGCTTCCGAGCTATCTGGTCGAAGGTCTCATCGCCATGGAGGATACGAAGTTCTTCGAACATAACGGGGTCAACCCGGATGCGATCATCAGGGCGATCATTAAAGACATTCAGGCCGGAAAGTTCGTAGAGGGTGGAAGTACCCTTACGCAGCAGCTTATCAAGAACAAGATCCTCAGCAACGAGAAGAAGCTGGCACGTAAGATCAAAGAGGCGATCCTTGCATTGAAGATCGAGCATGAACTGACCAAAGAGCAGATCATCGAGCGTTACCTGAACGAGATCTCCTATGGGAACAACTACTTCGGGGTCAAGACGGCAGCCAACGGCTACTTTCACAAAGAGCTGGAGGAGCTGACACTCAAAGAGGCAGCTCTGCTGGTTGGCCTGCCCAATGCACCGAGCTATTACAACCCCATCAGGCACTATAAACGGGCACTCAACCGTGCCAACAATGTGCTGTACCGTATGAAGAGCCTGGGATGGCTGACGGAGAGTGATTACCTCAAGGCGGTCAAAGAATCTCCGAAGATATACAAAACTTCCTTGACACAGAACATCGCCCCCTACGTGGTCGATGAAGTGATGCGGCGTTTCAAAAAACGCGGTGATGACATTCGTGTCGCAGGCTATCAGATCTACACCACGATCGATATGAAACAGCAGAAGATCGCTAGGGAAGCGGTGGATTATGCCTATAAGAAGGTCTTAAAGAAGTACAGGGAAACACCGGAAAAATCGACGATCAACACAGCCTTCGTAGCGGTCGAGAGCAAAACGGGCGATATTCTGGCCATGGTAGGGGGAGTGGATTATAAAAAATCGGCATTCAACCGTGTGACGCAGACACTCAGGCAGCCGGGTTCTGCTTTCAAGCCTTTTATTTACCAGACTGCACTCGATATGGGCTATAACCCTGCAACACCCCTGACGGATCTGGCAAGGACTTTCCAGTATTATGAGAATGGAAAACCCAAAGTATGGTCTCCCAAGAACTATGAACGTGACTTCAAAGGCTTCATGCCACTGAGAGAAGCGCTGGTACACTCACGGAACCTTGCGACCATCAACCTGGTCTCCGAACTGGGTGTCAGTACCATCAGAAAACGTCTGGCGTTCCTCGATGTGCCGCACATTCCAAGAGATATGTCCATTGCGCTGGGGAACCTGGGACTTTCACCCCTGAAGATGGCACAGATCTTCTCGGTGTTCGCCAACGGCGGACATATGATCGAACCAAGGCTTATCAGCAAGGTGATCTCCAAAGAGGGGGCGGTCATTTACGAGACCCGTCCCAAAGAGATCGCCAATTTCACGACCCCGGAACAGGCGTACCTGATGACGGACATTCTGATGGATGTCGTCAAACGGGGTACAGGAAAGAACGCACAGGTCAAAGGACTGGAGCTTGCAGGCAAGACCGGTACGACCAACAACGGTGTGGATGCCTGGTTCTGCGGCTATTCGCCTACGATCGAAGTGATCAGTTGGTTCGGACGTGACGACAACAAGCCGATCGGCAAAAAAGCCACGGGAGGTGCTTTGGCGGCACCGGCTTTTGCCTACTACTTCAAAAAACTGCTTGAGATCGATCCGGATTTGAAACGTACGTTCGATATTCCTGAAGGGGTGTATCGTGGAGAGTACAAAGGCAGGAGCGAACTCTATACGGAGACTTCCCCTCTGCCTGAAGATAAAAATAAAGTACAGACTAAAGAAGAGAGTGGTTCGGATATAATGGATATCTGGAATACGGATACACAGGTGCAGTATGCGGACGATATGTCCGATATCAGTCCTGACGAGGAGAGCCCTTTTGCAGAAACGATCAACATCGATGATGAGGTGATCAATGAAGGGCCTGTGGACGATGACGATCCGCTGCACCCAAGAAGAAACGAACCTGTCGTTCCTGCTTCAAAAGACAGCGGTACACTTTTTTAA